The nucleotide sequence CATGCCGGAAGGATTTGCTCTACAGAACGGAGACAAACGGAAGACATCTTTTGCGAAGGGATTCGGCCGTAGGCATGAAGCGAATACAGCTTGAGAAGAGGGGAAATAGATTGTTGGAAGAAAGGTGCCAGGGAGATCAGGGCTCGAAACCCGAGGTAGTTCAACAGCACACGCGGGTTCAGCGCATTCAGCAATCTCCCTATTCTGTTCTGAGCAAAGTCGGGTGGTTGCAACAACAAATTGGTGTTATGGTCCACGTTGACGATGTTGTCAAAAACTCTCTTGAGGAGAGTTCGGAAGCCGACGTGCAAATCCATCACTTCAACTACTTTTAACTGGAAGTCCGTCGAACTCGTTGAGCCAGCGACGGAAGCAAAACTCGCGAAAGCTGCAGTGACGTCCGCTTCGATGCCCTGAGTGTCATGCACTCCGAATGCCATCGCTGCTTCATGCACGGCCGCCTTGAGCATTTCGCTGATTCGTTGCAGTAAGAGGTCCTCTGCCAATAGCAACTGCTTTGGCTCCTTCAGTGCAATCATACGACGCCTAGTGTCCGAGGGATCAGCCACAACCGTAACGATCACGAGAGCACCCAATCCAAGATCGCGTATGAGCTCTCCCGCAAAAGCCCAGACGTCGTCATCTTGTCTGTTTACAGATTGTGCGATAGGCCAGTCCCTAATCCTCCAGGTACTGAATAGGCGTCGAGCGTATGCAACTCCATTGTTGTCTACTAAAATCGAGTCCAGGCATACCTCGTACAACTCACGCGCAGGTGTTGCCCATGCTGCGTTCGAAGGGTCCTGAAGGTAACGCAATGCTTGAACCTCTATGGTTGACTCTATGACAGTGTCTGTTGAAGTGTCCCAGTATGGGTCGCCGGAAGAAGCACCAATGCTCTGTATCCATAGCTCACACACGTAGTCGAAGAAGTTGTCGCAAGGGTCTTTGGTGTCACTGAGTAACGAGTCAAGGTAGGTACCTTCTCTTTTGCAGTAGTCGGTATCGCACAAGAAAGTGCTTTTTCCCGTGGAAGAACTACCAGAGGAAGTGCTCCCATTGCTATCAGTCGGCAACGTAGGTCCAGTACTTGATGTCGTGGCCGTACCATCGCCATGTTTAGCGAACCCAATTGCGAGAACAATAATTACCCAAACGATGCACAACAGACTGAGTAGTATGACAAGCTTATTTTCTGGGTAAAGCGCAATGCTCGACTCTTCAAATGTAAAAACAGACTTTTCAGCTTCCTCGACATCGTGTGGAGGTATTGCTGGCGGTGGTTCTACCTTACGTTTGCTTCGCTTAGTGACCGGTGGTGCCGTGGCAGCTGCAACGCCAGTTTCGGAATCTACACCGTTTGAAGCCTTCACCAGCGGGGTTTCATCCGCTGCCTGAGCAGTCAAGGCTGTTACGAAAAATCTGTCAccgctttcttctgctctgGCCCGAAGCGATCCTTCCGTCCGCTCCTCCGCACAACAAGAAAAGGACGCAGGGAGGAAAGATTGATAGCATGATTGCGATTTAGATGCAACATCAGTGAGGCTACGAGATGTTTCTCTTTCTGGTTCAAACGCAATTCTCGGCGTTCCATCTGTACTGCTGCGAATGGTTGGAAGAGAACGGCTACGCAACGATTTAGTCTGCGACATTTCACCAGCATTTGGTAGTGACATCATAGACCTTAGGTATCGCGTTGACCAAAGGAACCGGTGATCTAAAGGATAGCTGCCCGTCTTTTCCACTTGTTTCGTGGGGCTTCCTGTTGTTGCATCGATGGCTTGCAGGCTTGTCTGGGATGGGGTGTCCACCTTGCTGGAGCGCTCATTTCTCTCTACAGATCCAGAGCTTTCGATAATAATTTTGGACAACATTTCCACCCTTGCATTTGACGGCATCGATGGTAGGCTCTTGGTAAGGCAATCGAAGATAATTTCATGATTAGAACGATTAACAGGAATGCTTGATTCATTCGCACCCACGTTTCCCTCAAGTGATCCCGCTGCATGGTCCTCCACTTGTGACTGCTTCTGGTGCAGGGACTGCGTACTGAACGAGAGTGGTTCGAGCACCGTCGAACACGGCGAGATGACGGCAAACTCAGAAGTAGACGCCTGCGGCGGCTTGGAAGGACCGCCAAGCAGCGTTGGCGTCACGGACCACACTACGGATCTGCAAGGTGCTTCATTTTCTCTGGTTGACGCACGTGCCTGTAGCTGTCGTTTTTCTTGAGCAGGGCTGCGTTGTCCACGCTTAGGTACTGAAGAAGGCTTCTTGGCTATATCTTCACGCGCCGCGGCTGGTTTCTTGAAACGTCGCAAGATTTGTGCCTTTTTCATTATTGTTTCTGCCTCTTGTTTTGCCTTCTCTTTTCTTGTGACTTCATCTTGGTACTCCTTTTGGACATCAGCACGAACTTTTTCGCTTATAAGCTCTTCCAACAGTCCGTCGATTTCTCCGTCTTGCGGTTGGTTGACCTTACGCATGTCGTAATAACGCGGGTCTTGAACTTGTACCGGAGCAGGAGCAGGAGCAACGATTTCAGGAGACATGGGCGCCCAGTAGAGGTCTTCGTTGTAGTCCACTCCACAACTTGAAGCCCATGATGTAGGCGGAGGGGAGTGGTGGCATGGTGGGACGTCATGGACAATAGGCGACATGTTGAGGATTGAGTGCTGACATTGGATAGTTTCATGAGATATTGATGATTCACTGGGAACACAGTGGTAGTGCTGCAGTGTATCGTGGGTCACAAGAGGTGACACGCAACGATGACACCGCAGAATGTCCTGTCTTTCGGACTGTGCGCTCTGAACGTGTACGTGTGACAACACATTACTCTGTGGTGTATGTCGTTCCTTACGCATGCGCCGTAACATGGCAATGACTCGGCTGATAAGAGGCGTCGGAAGAGGGGCACCTTGCACGAGGTTGTCGGTAGAGCGGCGTATTTGACGGGTAGTAGTAGTTCTTGCAGGCGACAACGAAGCACGCATCTGGGGCTTCGCTTTGTCATACCTGGTTGATGTCAGTCGTGATGCAAGCTTGATGTCCTCGTTGTCAATCGTAAAGTTTTCGTCATCCCAGTCGTCGGGTGGTGAACGTGGACTTCTGGGAACGGCCTTTTCCCGGCATGGAATAGGGCGCTGGAACGGACGCTCCATTTCAGTTAACGAGTCGTCATGCATCAGGTATTCATCACATTCGTATGTCTCGGGAGCACTTCTCTCGAAAGTttgcttttctcgttgtcgtgGCTGTGCCGACGGTAATGGTTCCCACATGACGCGTACATTCATCGGGCCCCGTCCAGCCACCTGACCACCATATTTGGCTCCACTGCTAGGTGGGGCACGACTTGCAAGTGCATCTCTTCCTGCTGAAGGCTCCAGTTCACTACCGTTTGAGTCTGCCGTGCCATCTTTATATTTACGCTTCGCCATGGGCTTCTCACTGGATGTCGCTCCCCGACCGTAACTATCGGAAGCGCGCCGTGCAACCTGTCCTGTCCGCATAAGCGCCCTCTGTCGCTGTGCGTATCTTTTGGCGTATTTTTCATCCTCTTCGGTAAGATCGGCACCGCTGTCTCTTTCATCGTATGGAGAGTTGTCCCAGGCATCCCAGTCACGTTCTTCGTCGTACAGATCTCGAGATCCGTAGCCCCGACGTCTTCTCTGCGGTGCAGGTTCAAAGGAGTCCGTGTCGTTCTGACTGTACCTTCGAACAAGCCGCTTCCTGGAGAATACCTTTTGGGCTGCCCTAAATCCTTCGCGATCAACGAAAGGTTCGTAGTACTCCTCGGAGAGCTCTTCCTCTTCTAGGAGTGGTGGAGTGTCAACAAAGTATCCTACGTAATCACGCCAGTCTCTCCACGCCGATTGCCGGGCTCGTTCGTCGAATTCCACCGAACGTTTATGGGCTGATACAGTGCCTTTCACCGTGCCTTTATTTTTCCGGACCAGCGCTTTCGTTTCAGCTTTCGCTTGGTCCTCTGCCTTCGATACGCCGCCTCGACCTTTCTTCAGTTGTGGTTGTCGAGAGCGACGTAATGCGGGCTTCAGAGCTCGTGACGGTTCTTCGGCGTCTGTAGTGATGTCCTCAGTTGAGACAGCGGCATCTACGACTAGCTTATGGTTGTCAGGTGGCCATGCGTCCTCGGTGGCTTCGTCGATATCTGTCGATGTCGCTTCATTCACACCGGGAGAAAGTAGTACGTCGTCCTCGCTGGAGATTGGTTGATCAGGCTTGATTGACATTGTCCGGTCGACCGGCGTTTCACTACCTGGTTCCGTACCAGCAGTGGCAGCGGTACCCTTGAGTCCTGGAGATGCTACATCTGCGGGGCCGCTGGTCGCTTCACCTAATTGGCCCGTTTCAGAGGCAGTAGTGGAGGCAGGCAAAGTTGCCGATGGTACAGATGGTTCTTTTGTACTCtcttctttcgcaggagctggACCAGAAGCCACCTCTGGTTTTGTCGGTTTCTTGACAACTGTACCTACCTTATCCTTTACGGGAACAACGCTTTGTTTCGTGACCGTCTGTTTTGTAGCTTTAGTCTCCGCCTTTGTAATAGTGATTGCCTTTTGTGGTTGCGGTTTGCTCTCCATAGCAAGCGAAGGCACCGCTTGCTTTCCTTTCGCCGTGGTCTCCTGTACGTCTTTTTTCACCGGTGTTGTCTTCACCTGTGTTGTCTTCGCCGGGGATGAAGCCTCGGTTTTGCCTGTTTTGCTGGTTGGGGCTGATACCCGTGGTATGGGGACTACACCTGTCTCTCGCTTCTTCTTTTGATCTTTCTCGGATGTTGCAACTAGTTTAGTCCCGCCTTTCCGTTCAGTCGCCTTCCTCGCGGCGAGCTTTGAAGCCGGTGAAGTCGTACCTTTTTTGACCGCATCTTTTCCTGCCGGTTTCTTTGCCCTTACGCTTGGTTTCGATGTAGTTGCGCCTGCTTTCCTTCCTTGCACACCTGCAGGTCTAGCTGACGTTTTCTTACGCTTCATTGTAAATGTCTTTGCCGCATCTCCTGCCTTCTCGATGTCCGCCTTTGTTATCTTTTTCTGAGTTTCCTCGAGGCTTCCGCTGTAACCCTCCTTGAGTTGTTCATCTATCTGTAACTCAGCCTCAGATGCCCCTGAAATTCCTGTGTCGTCCGACGCTGCAATTGATTTTTTCTTTGCCTTGTGCTTCAACGCTTTGACCATGACTCCCTTCCGCTTTCCTCGTGGTGCGGGGCGTCCCCTCTGGGCTCTGGAGCCTCGATTCATGTCAAAGACAGGGGAATGCCTTGTATTGCTCACAGTTGCTTGGAAGTTATACTGCTGCACTGTTGCTTCCGACGTATCTGATCGTTCTGGAATCACTGCCTGCAGGCAAGCACGCGCGCTCGTTGCTTTGTGCAAGTTCGTGCCATGGCCACTATGGTCGCTGCTGTGTGTTACTAGGGTGTCTGagtactagctccctctgtgagggagctagtattgggCGGCCTATGTGTTACATAGTtcacggaaaaaaaaaagaactgcccGCCTCGGCCTGCTTTACACTGATGCGTGTATAGTTTTCCTATACATACTTAACCCTAGGGCTTTTGTATGCCACGAGTCATGGCCTCCTCCCTTTGCGGATCAAGGCCAATAcacgaggaggaggaagaagcaGAATTCGAATTGCAACGGCATCCACTTTTGACGTCGAAGAAGAAGACGACCACATCAAGGCGCACAGCATCTTCTGTCCGTAGCTGCCACTAGACTGCACGTCTTAATCCATACAGTTTCCGCCGGACCGAGAGGAAGAACATGCAGAGATACGTGAGTTTTGAAGAATAAGTTTTCGTTTGCCCAAAGTGCATCCTACCCCCTAATGGAATTCATTGAGTAATCGCGAATGCCATTGCTACTCTGCCACTTTGAACGTCCCAGGGGAGCgcgttacgtcacgacgttccctcgttctccgatacgctcttttcacgagcCGGGGGTTTTCCAAAGGTGTGCGCTACAGTGGCCTCGCGCGAGTTCTGTAGGTCTTCTGcactcgtcgttctttcgcacgagctcattttattctttGCAGAACAATGCTCAGAAAAAGGAAGGTCTCCTCAATGCTCCATTATGGCCACAAGTTATCCCACACTCCATTGCGCCCTGCCTAACCTCCCTAGCGCAACAGGAAAGTGGTACTTAACGTTACCTGACATTCATcgagaggtggcaaaaacctagtgaaaaaacatagattgagaagttacccgtcaaaaagaactcgttacgagttaagttaccgtgtgaaaaatgtaactaagttaataacgaagttcttcagtctgaaatgtaactcgtagttacggagttacttaaaaaaatagaacgagttacttccaagttacttcggacacaaaatagcactacacaggtgcagcgcgcgtgaacAGTTGAGTCCGACCATGGGTTGCCTGCGGAGGGgtccaacacgcttagatcgttttcgtttatgttcaacaattcgaacgctttgcatcttactccttgTGGGCGCGCAATGGTTCACCTTCATTTCAATGACATTGGTTCTTCTTACTTCCTGAGTAGAATGCTGTCATCGGTTGAATATCAAGTTCTGTGGCacaaaaagccattaaagaaccggagagaaagcaagaaaataagtggacgcgagtgaaaagccaattaaaagtaacttagcttaagttactttggaaaagctacctgaaaaagaaacgagttcctctgaaagtcaccacggcgcaaaagtaccgagttaagttacaagttacaaaaaaaaaaacttagttACAGGAACtctttttaaaaacaaatggcGTTGACCGTATTCTACGTCGTGTAGTTTTTAATTGTAATTCAATgatacgttttctgggacaccctgtgtactGCATCCATACGAAACTATATATGCTGAGTATGCAACAGCTGCCCGCGGGAAAGTACGGCCCTCTTAGCTGGATACATAAGGGCTATTGTCTTTTATGTTCCTCAAGCCCAAGGTCTTCTTGCACTATGCATCCTCACCAGCTAGCCGCCATCCTCTCAGTTATTCCAGCTATACAAAAGCAACGTGAATGCTACGGGTTGTGTCTTGCAGAAAAGCCTGGTGATCTACTGCTACCATCGCCGTGACCAGGGCATGGACCGACACGCGTTCCGGAAGCTGCTCTTCGCTTCTATTCTTTGCCTCATGTTCATGATTTTCGAAGTTGTGGGTAAGTCGATGCTGCTTCAAGTGTGGAGTGCACAGACGAAAGCGTAGTCTCTGAAGCGCCCTCACTCCAGCGGCTATGACCCGAGGTACCCCCTCGTTCCAGGGGGCCTTTTGGCCAACAGCCTAGCTATTGCCACCGATGCGGCCCACCTCCTAGCAGATTTGACTGGCTTTATCATCAGCATGGGAGCTGTCTGGCTATCGAGTAAACCACCCACGCGCAACATGACTTTCGGCTGGTACCGCGCAGGTATATGGAATACTCACTTGAGAAAAATTTTTGGTTGCAACTTTCCTTCTGCATAAACAGAGCGGCGTGGTACTCGTGGTGGACTCTGTGTTCGCTCTGGTATATACTGCACATATATAATGGAGCACGTAATACGTCTACGACCTGTTCCTTTTGTCTTAAGCTGTTCGCTGTGCAATTCCTTCGTGTGGAACCTTACAGAAGTCCTGGGTGCTATGATATCTGTGATGTTCATCTGGGTGGTGACTGGGACTCTGCTCTATTGGGCCATTTTGCGTATCATCAGCGCCAAGACCCACGACATCAATGCCAGCATCATGCTTGCTTCGGCATCCATCGGCATCATTGTTAACATATTGTACGTCCTTCACATGAACTCTCTCTAGTATTCACCGTGGTAATAATTAACCTTGCGCTCGCAGCATGGGTGTAGCGCTGCATGTAGGCGGCGTTGCCCACGGCCACTCCCATGGTCACTCCCATGCTATCTTTCAGCATGGGAGCGGGGCAGACAGCCACCACAGCCACTGCTCCTTGCGGAAATCCCATGAGGGTGACGAGGAATTAGCTGGCGAGGTAGCTGACTCCTCGAAGATCAAGAACGAGGCAGGAGCAGTCCCTGTCGCACCGGTAGCCAAGCAACGACAGAACATCAACGTGCAGGCGGCTATTATTCACGTTATTGGGGACCTCCTTCAAAGTGTCGGAGTCTTTATAGCGGCGCTCGTCATCTATCACAAGGTATGCGGCCATTGTGCTTGAGAGGCAGGGGAACGATGTACCATAGCTGCACCATTCCGGCATCCGATGTTTCTTCAAATTTTATTTATACTTGCATTGGCATAGTCACAAAGCGGCCCCCAAGGTGGCAGAGCCTCAGCTCCAGAAAGGCTCTTACAGATTGTATCGACACTTCTGAATAGTCCTGTACATCACTGCTCTGCTGTGACAGACCTACCCCTTTGAATCTCTCCAGCCAGAGTATGAAGTGGCGGACCCGATGTGCACGTTGATGTTTTCTGTGATCGTGATGTGCACTACGTTACCGATCGCCTTCGAGGCCTTGACGGTGCTGCTGGAAGGGAAGCCTCCCTGCATTGACTTCAAGGAGGTGCTCGAGATGATGACGAAGGAGGAAGGAGTGCGGCAAGTTCACCGACTGCGTATCTGGGCTCTTTCTGTCGAACGACTCATCGTCACTGCGCACATCGTAATCCGTGAGTCGTGTCTTCAGCGTAGCGTAACATCCCGAGCAGCGCAATGCACTGAAAGTACATGAAGGCTGTCTTATCAGTCCTGGAGCCCCTGGAGTAGTGGAGCTACCAAAActgctttggagcgcgcgaactttaaatataaggATAACGGACGCTATAACGATGACGATAAATAAGGATAACGAtaaacgataacgatcgctatgatCTTCTCCTATGCGGTCACGCGTTCAGTACAGTGTGCTGCCTGAGGCtgaacacagacagacagacagacacagaccGGACGGCACCAGTCTCGTATGTGTGTTCTCCCTGTGGCTGAGGGAAATGATACCGACATCGAATATACACCAGTTCGCCTGTACCCTACTTCTCTGTTCTACGTGTTTACATGTAACGGGGGTTCAGCCTAATTGCCGGAAGTAGCATGTCTTGCTGAAGCTTGCCAACGCAGGTACCTACTGTGCAATATAAACTGCACACAATAAAGTAAACTGAAATTTGTACGTCGCTGTGAATCTGACGCAGGAAGGAGACTAATGTGGCTCCACCTTCTGCAATTATTTCGTCTCGGGGTCTACTTTCTAAATAAGCGTTCTGGAATGGAGTGTGTCCTTCCATCTCTTAGCCATTCCACGTTCAAAGCGTTTGTTGTCGCCTGTGTGTTAAAGTAACGCTCACCAGAAACACTGTACAGGAATGACCATGTGGCcttttctgtaggtgtgaaagTAACGCACTTGTGTCGTCCGTTCCCGTCCTAATCGTCCTTTGTCCTTTTACGTTTTCCTGCGTTTCGCATTATGACTGAAACTAAGCTACACAGGGCCCCCTATTTCCAGAGCCCAAGCAAGATGGACTGCGCATCATGGACAGCATATCTCATCGACTGAATGCTGCGTACAACATTTTTGAGCTGACTCTGCAAACGGAAGGATTAAAGGACGACGAGGAAGACATGCCGCAGCCGGACCCACAGTCGCCCAGTTACTCCATGATCGAGGTAGCGCCACCAGCTCCCGAGACACCTCCCAAAGAGAAGGGTAGTTCGAAGGACACTTCGCGCACTATTATTAGTGTGCAAGACCCAGAAGCAGCTACGAAGACACTTTCCCACCTGAAGAAACATCACCACTCGAAAACACCTCCCAAAGTGAAGACTGGTGTGCAAGACTCGGACACGGCTACGCGCACGCCGCTTTAATTAAGGATAACGTGTTGCCGAGTAGCGATATATCTGAAAAATACATCCTACTCTGTTCTCCTTTTGTGTTTATTATATTAGGGTGTGTTGTGCACACTGCTATGTACCGCATCATATACTGTGCTACTTTCTAGCTATGCAAGAAACCCCTTATGTATGTTTGGTAGTGAGTGTATGTGTAGTGTGTTTGAGGTCTATCTGCTGCCAGAAGGTGCTCACCAGGTTCTGGAATGCGGCATGTAAGTAGGTCAGAAGTCTACGCACCTCCCCGGTTTCCCTCTATCCCTATTGCCTGTGGAGTGATATCATTGGTCTCTCCCTCAGGTAACATTTCGAGGATAAGGTACGTGGTTCCTTCTGTGGTCCCATGGCGGTCTGCAGACTTGTGAGTGGTCAGATCCCTCGTCACACGGTGTCTGCAAACTTACCCTCTCTCTATCATGGAAAGGGGAAAGACATTGGCGAGCTTTAGTACATCGAATGCggtagcaatgtgatgtcacccgcttcaaaggAACAGTTCGCCAGTCGACGATGTATtattttttcgtcaacatcaaagAAACAGTGATGCGCttatgttttcggaaccgttatcgtgaactATTCCGAAACATTCCGTGAACTTAGTTGTTAGGAGCGTAGGAAAAGGTCGTAGAGCCGCAATATACGATGTGCGTGCAGCAAATGGAAGATTTAAAAATTCTGTGGAGATTCGAAAGCGCAGTCGAAAACTATGCGCAATGTTACACGATGTCCATGCACGA is from Ornithodoros turicata isolate Travis chromosome 8, ASM3712646v1, whole genome shotgun sequence and encodes:
- the LOC135367251 gene encoding proton-coupled zinc antiporter SLC30A2-like — protein: MQRYKSLVIYCYHRRDQGMDRHAFRKLLFASILCLMFMIFEVVGGLLANSLAIATDAAHLLADLTGFIISMGAVWLSSKPPTRNMTFGWYRAEVLGAMISVMFIWVVTGTLLYWAILRIISAKTHDINASIMLASASIGIIVNIFMGVALHVGGVAHGHSHGHSHAIFQHGSGADSHHSHCSLRKSHEGDEELAGEVADSSKIKNEAGAVPVAPVAKQRQNINVQAAIIHVIGDLLQSVGVFIAALVIYHKPEYEVADPMCTLMFSVIVMCTTLPIAFEALTVLLEGKPPCIDFKEVLEMMTKEEGVRQVHRLRIWALSVERLIVTAHIVIQPKQDGLRIMDSISHRLNAAYNIFELTLQTEGLKDDEEDMPQPDPQSPSYSMIEVAPPAPETPPKEKGSSKDTSRTIISVQDPEAATKTLSHLKKHHHSKTPPKVKTGVQDSDTATRTPL